One genomic region from bacterium encodes:
- a CDS encoding 4Fe-4S binding protein gives MISQKEVSYGIQIKEEKCKGCQICINFCPRGVLGISKKINKKGFYPVEVIHKEKCSGCGICFLVCPDVAIEIYGIIDAKSKKKHLVT, from the coding sequence ATGATAAGCCAAAAAGAGGTTTCTTACGGGATACAAATAAAAGAAGAGAAATGTAAAGGTTGCCAGATTTGCATTAACTTCTGCCCACGTGGTGTGTTAGGGATATCAAAAAAAATAAACAAAAAAGGGTTTTATCCGGTAGAAGTTATACATAAAGAAAAGTGTTCCGGATGCGGAATTTGTTTCCTCGTATGCCCTGATGTCGCTATAGAAATTTACGGGATAATTGATGCAAAGTCAAAAAAAAAGCATTTGGTTACATAG